From the genome of Colwellia psychrerythraea 34H, one region includes:
- a CDS encoding NfeD family protein: MLKKILFLITFILLIQQYGNAQLSPPLNQSKWTVPVLSIDGAIGPAVSEYLVTEITKANNDSSIPLVIIKLDTPGGLSSSLREINQQILNSTIPIACLVYPQGARAASAGTYMLYACHYAAMAPATTLGAATPVSIAPPASNQGEDKKNKSPSAMEKKVLNDAIAYIRSLAQLRNRNEQWAELAVSEAATLTAEEALAENVINFIVPTAEALFATIIKQKHSEHHFAEVTTDNTQLKAVPPNWRNDFIATITNPNIAYILMLIGIYGLVLEFYSPGVGVAGITGVISLLIALYAFQLLPLNYSGFALLLVGISLLIIESIMPSFGVFGIGGTIAFVLGSIFLIDTEQPQYQISLPLIAAFAFVSILFFVLSLGLMWRKRKNKIVSGQEELIGAIAFAEASFTHQGFVTINGERWAAEFTQPVKQNQAVKIKAIDGLTLITIPCREEENNHGRCV; encoded by the coding sequence ATGCTCAAAAAGATTTTGTTTCTTATAACTTTTATTTTGCTTATTCAACAATATGGCAATGCACAGTTAAGCCCCCCGCTTAACCAAAGTAAGTGGACAGTACCTGTGCTTTCAATCGATGGTGCGATCGGACCAGCGGTAAGTGAGTACCTCGTCACAGAAATAACCAAAGCTAATAATGATTCAAGCATTCCGTTAGTGATCATAAAGCTAGATACACCCGGTGGTCTGAGTTCAAGTCTACGAGAGATAAATCAACAGATATTAAATTCTACAATACCCATTGCTTGTTTGGTTTATCCTCAAGGTGCACGTGCGGCAAGCGCGGGCACTTATATGCTATACGCATGTCATTATGCCGCTATGGCGCCAGCAACTACCCTAGGTGCCGCTACGCCAGTCAGTATAGCCCCACCAGCGTCAAATCAAGGTGAAGATAAAAAAAACAAATCACCTTCAGCTATGGAAAAAAAAGTATTAAATGATGCCATTGCCTATATCCGTTCGTTAGCACAACTACGCAACAGGAATGAACAATGGGCTGAATTAGCCGTCTCTGAAGCGGCAACCCTTACTGCAGAAGAGGCGCTCGCTGAAAATGTTATTAACTTTATTGTACCAACAGCCGAAGCGTTATTTGCCACTATCATAAAGCAAAAGCATTCAGAACATCATTTTGCTGAGGTGACAACAGACAACACACAACTAAAAGCGGTCCCCCCCAATTGGCGTAATGACTTTATTGCCACGATCACCAATCCAAATATCGCCTATATTTTAATGCTTATAGGGATCTATGGTTTAGTGTTGGAGTTTTATAGTCCCGGCGTAGGGGTAGCAGGAATTACTGGGGTAATTTCGCTTTTGATTGCGCTATATGCTTTTCAACTTTTACCTTTAAATTACTCAGGTTTTGCCTTGTTACTCGTAGGGATAAGTTTGCTAATCATTGAATCTATCATGCCTAGTTTTGGCGTGTTTGGTATTGGGGGCACTATTGCTTTTGTACTCGGATCTATTTTTTTAATCGATACTGAGCAACCGCAATATCAAATTTCACTCCCTCTTATTGCTGCTTTTGCCTTTGTATCAATACTATTTTTTGTGCTTTCCTTGGGATTAATGTGGCGAAAAAGAAAGAACAAAATCGTAAGCGGACAAGAAGAATTGATTGGCGCTATTGCTTTTGCCGAAGCAAGTTTTACTCATCAAGGTTTTGTGACAATTAATGGTGAGCGTTGGGCGGCAGAATTTACACAGCCCGTTAAACAAAACCAAGCCGTTAAGATTAAAGCCATTGATGGTTTAACCTTAATTACCATCCCTTGTAGAGAAGAGGAGAACAATCATGGACGTTGTGTTTAA
- a CDS encoding LexA family protein: MKVIPIYAEAGISGFESPAAEYKELGLSLDQLIIKHPNATFIGQASGQSMKGVGIFDGDILIVDRSLTARNGDVIVANYNGCFVCKLIDKVQARLLSASADFAPVSITPEDEFSLEGVVTRSIRLHHKSPELAACML, encoded by the coding sequence ATGAAAGTTATTCCAATATATGCCGAAGCTGGTATTTCAGGCTTTGAATCTCCAGCAGCAGAATATAAAGAATTAGGCTTATCGCTTGATCAATTAATCATAAAACATCCCAATGCTACCTTCATTGGGCAGGCTTCTGGCCAATCAATGAAAGGGGTAGGAATATTTGATGGCGATATTCTTATTGTCGACAGATCATTAACCGCTAGAAATGGTGATGTTATTGTGGCTAATTACAACGGTTGTTTCGTCTGTAAATTGATCGACAAGGTGCAAGCTAGGCTATTATCAGCCTCTGCTGATTTTGCGCCTGTCTCAATTACCCCTGAAGATGAATTTTCACTAGAGGGCGTTGTTACTCGCTCTATTCGTCTACATCATAAATCTCCAGAGTTAGCGGCATGTATGCTTTAG
- a CDS encoding LysR family transcriptional regulator produces MDKLRAIQLFVRLADLGSFTRVAEQVNSSKSMISKEISRLEADLGTRLLHRSTRSVQLTHVGEGYLQRAREILSKLDDADNFVQDLQQNLRGKLKINAPMALGITDLSHLFADFMKANPEIELDIHLGDESVDLVEQGFDLGFRASSQPIDSNYVGRPLTRFTYKVCVSPDYLKMHSTITHPRDLKEHNCFIYSYFQGKNVWPIEGGIEVKGSLRVNNTMFMMESIKQGLGIGFIPDFVCQQAINSGQVVEVLADSKKSMLTLYALYPVRNFVPPKLVQCIEYLEQWFADKDKP; encoded by the coding sequence ATGGATAAATTACGTGCAATTCAGCTATTTGTACGCTTAGCAGATTTAGGTAGCTTTACTCGGGTAGCTGAACAAGTTAACTCATCCAAATCAATGATTAGTAAAGAAATAAGTCGACTTGAAGCCGATTTAGGCACCCGTTTGTTGCACCGTTCAACCCGTAGCGTCCAGCTAACCCATGTTGGTGAAGGTTATTTACAGCGAGCAAGAGAGATACTGTCAAAATTGGATGATGCCGATAATTTTGTGCAAGATTTACAACAGAACCTTCGTGGTAAACTGAAAATAAATGCCCCTATGGCTCTCGGTATTACCGATTTGTCACATTTGTTTGCTGACTTTATGAAGGCTAACCCTGAAATTGAGCTTGATATTCATTTAGGCGATGAAAGCGTTGATTTGGTAGAACAAGGTTTTGATTTAGGCTTTAGAGCATCAAGTCAGCCGATAGATTCAAATTACGTTGGTAGGCCACTGACTCGTTTTACTTATAAGGTTTGCGTGTCACCAGACTATCTTAAAATGCACTCTACCATTACTCACCCTAGAGACCTTAAAGAACATAATTGTTTTATTTACAGCTACTTTCAGGGAAAAAATGTATGGCCAATTGAAGGTGGTATAGAGGTAAAGGGTAGCTTACGTGTTAATAATACAATGTTTATGATGGAGTCGATTAAACAAGGATTAGGTATTGGTTTTATTCCCGACTTTGTTTGTCAGCAGGCAATAAACAGTGGTCAAGTTGTTGAAGTATTGGCGGATTCTAAAAAGTCTATGTTAACCTTATATGCTTTATATCCGGTGCGGAATTTTGTCCCGCCAAAACTAGTGCAATGTATTGAATATTTAGAGCAATGGTTCGCTGATAAAGATAAACCTTGA
- a CDS encoding slipin family protein, whose protein sequence is MDVVFNNTQQIFTVVVIILLIALLLSAFRILREYERGVVFFLGRFDKVKGPGLVIIIPLIQQIVRVDLRTVVMDVPSQDVISRDNVSVRVNAVIYFRVIDSQKAIINVENYLQATSQLAQTTLRSVLGQHELDEMLASREMLNIDIQEILDARTDGWGIKVSNVEIKHIDLNETMIRAIAKQAEAERTRRAKVIHALGEMEAAEKLSEAANKLSTEPNAIMLRYLQTLTEIAGEKNSTILFPLPMELLKGLFSPKNHDNKQ, encoded by the coding sequence ATGGACGTTGTGTTTAATAATACCCAACAAATATTCACCGTTGTGGTCATTATTCTATTAATTGCATTACTGCTAAGTGCATTTAGGATTTTGCGTGAATATGAACGTGGTGTAGTATTTTTTCTTGGACGTTTTGACAAAGTCAAAGGGCCTGGTTTAGTGATTATTATTCCATTAATTCAACAGATTGTTCGTGTTGATTTACGAACCGTAGTAATGGATGTACCAAGCCAAGATGTCATCAGTCGAGATAACGTATCAGTAAGAGTAAATGCTGTTATTTATTTCCGAGTTATCGACTCACAAAAAGCGATAATCAATGTCGAAAATTACTTACAAGCCACATCACAATTAGCTCAAACCACCTTGCGTTCGGTATTAGGTCAACACGAATTAGATGAAATGTTGGCAAGCAGAGAAATGCTTAACATCGACATTCAAGAAATATTAGACGCAAGAACTGATGGCTGGGGGATAAAAGTATCTAATGTTGAAATAAAACATATCGATCTTAATGAAACCATGATCAGAGCGATAGCAAAACAAGCCGAAGCTGAAAGGACCCGTCGAGCCAAAGTGATTCATGCACTGGGAGAAATGGAAGCGGCAGAAAAGTTGAGTGAGGCGGCCAATAAACTGAGCACAGAGCCTAATGCAATAATGTTACGTTATTTACAAACATTGACAGAAATTGCGGGAGAGAAAAACTCTACTATATTATTTCCTCTGCCTATGGAGTTACTGAAAGGATTATTTTCTCCAAAAAATCATGATAATAAACAATGA
- a CDS encoding CapA family protein, with protein sequence MRQFITIIILITAFGFQLNVNANQTVNITGRLLDESQQPLSMVNITLNSKSVISDKQGRFVIPTAANDTYQLNFVKKGYFKSIQTFSHYELFSQNQEKTHAAIADITLVTKQAKRVMLAFGGDVMMDRRYYKPYFGDSILIHPETKLSDSKAIVENIKPYMSIADYAAVNLETQIANKTPGDRAPKSVTFYSRPEILDALVWAGVDYVSLGNNHTYDYLEPGMESTLAFLQQSPLGFSGAGMNAKQALKAHHDTINNTEFSMLGYVGWEGSSEPTQTANHEHGGAAYGSMTNIINSVQQEVGQNRVTIVQYHGSQEYANSPTGVTEQRLKSALDNGAALAIAHHPHVTQGLELYDNKLIAYSMGNFIFDQNFSATQHSFILYVWLDEGEFHRAEIVPLYVKGYKPTPATGTNRYTVMKRLTELSKVRNTLITQSGGHGIITAKRPSVTVKSVNNTQVKVKAGVNTPVKHELTFSKGSKIASLYHLPWHKQLSEIWIEDENVKYRLGKNLVNGSNFESFSTFDSPERGLFFDRSIMSLNNYGASGNTSIALALNNQQSTSFGVKSFWRVYSASRQVTIKANYQSKKAVKLHYYWQGRKKKQKLFDAFENSPKNLIKTVELSGSDTWKNVEVDYNSPRVGYKSYRVLVEAELVDGTTTQLDIDDFAVIEWHSAFTDNPVPQFFSLDSRQPAYLGLSNISETIRTKSNAVVIITK encoded by the coding sequence ATGCGACAGTTTATAACGATAATAATTTTAATAACTGCTTTTGGTTTTCAGCTTAATGTTAATGCAAATCAAACGGTCAACATTACAGGCCGTTTGCTTGATGAATCACAACAGCCTCTTAGTATGGTAAATATCACCTTAAACAGTAAATCAGTTATCAGCGATAAACAGGGACGTTTCGTTATACCTACTGCCGCTAATGATACTTATCAGCTCAACTTTGTTAAAAAAGGCTACTTTAAAAGCATTCAAACATTTAGTCATTATGAACTTTTCTCTCAGAATCAAGAAAAAACTCATGCTGCTATTGCAGACATCACTTTAGTTACCAAACAAGCTAAGCGAGTCATGTTAGCTTTTGGTGGTGATGTCATGATGGATCGTCGTTATTATAAACCTTACTTTGGCGATTCTATTTTGATTCATCCTGAGACTAAGCTCAGTGATAGTAAGGCGATAGTTGAAAACATAAAACCTTATATGAGTATCGCGGATTACGCAGCAGTTAATTTAGAAACACAAATTGCCAATAAAACACCTGGAGATCGTGCGCCTAAGTCAGTTACATTTTATTCTAGACCTGAAATACTCGACGCTTTAGTGTGGGCAGGTGTTGATTACGTAAGTTTGGGCAATAACCATACCTATGATTATTTAGAGCCAGGAATGGAGTCAACTTTAGCCTTTTTACAGCAAAGTCCTTTAGGGTTTTCTGGTGCTGGTATGAATGCAAAACAAGCGCTAAAGGCTCATCACGATACCATTAACAATACCGAATTCTCTATGCTAGGTTATGTCGGCTGGGAAGGAAGTTCAGAGCCTACGCAAACAGCTAATCACGAACACGGCGGCGCTGCTTATGGTTCAATGACTAATATTATTAACTCTGTTCAGCAAGAAGTGGGGCAAAATAGAGTCACCATAGTGCAATATCATGGTAGTCAAGAGTACGCTAACAGCCCAACAGGTGTTACCGAGCAACGATTAAAATCAGCATTAGATAATGGCGCAGCACTCGCCATTGCCCATCATCCTCATGTAACTCAGGGTCTAGAGTTGTATGACAACAAGCTCATTGCGTACTCAATGGGCAATTTTATCTTTGATCAAAACTTCAGCGCCACACAACATAGTTTCATTTTGTATGTTTGGTTAGATGAAGGTGAATTTCATCGCGCGGAAATAGTTCCTTTATACGTTAAGGGTTATAAGCCAACGCCTGCAACAGGTACTAATCGTTATACTGTGATGAAGCGTTTAACCGAACTTTCTAAGGTTAGAAATACCCTTATTACCCAATCGGGTGGTCACGGTATAATTACCGCCAAAAGACCATCAGTGACCGTTAAATCAGTTAACAATACACAGGTTAAAGTTAAAGCCGGTGTTAACACACCCGTTAAACATGAATTAACTTTTTCAAAAGGCAGCAAGATAGCGAGTTTGTATCACCTACCATGGCATAAACAGCTGAGTGAAATATGGATAGAAGACGAAAATGTAAAATATCGTCTGGGTAAAAATTTAGTTAATGGCAGTAACTTTGAGAGCTTTTCAACGTTTGATAGCCCAGAACGTGGTTTGTTTTTTGATAGAAGTATCATGAGTTTAAATAATTATGGCGCGAGTGGTAATACAAGTATTGCTTTAGCACTTAATAACCAACAATCTACGTCTTTTGGTGTAAAAAGTTTTTGGCGTGTTTATTCTGCCAGTAGACAAGTTACCATTAAAGCAAATTATCAAAGTAAAAAAGCCGTTAAATTACACTATTACTGGCAAGGAAGAAAAAAGAAACAAAAGTTATTTGATGCCTTTGAAAATAGTCCTAAAAACTTAATTAAAACTGTTGAATTAAGCGGTTCAGATACATGGAAAAATGTAGAAGTTGACTATAACTCCCCAAGAGTCGGTTACAAAAGTTATCGTGTATTGGTCGAAGCTGAGTTGGTAGATGGCACCACAACCCAGTTAGATATTGACGACTTTGCTGTCATTGAATGGCATAGCGCTTTTACAGATAATCCTGTACCACAGTTTTTTTCCCTTGATAGCCGACAACCCGCTTACTTGGGCTTATCTAATATAAGTGAAACGATTAGAACCAAGTCAAACGCGGTTGTTATTATCACCAAATAA
- a CDS encoding dihydroneopterin aldolase, which yields MSSIYVEKLEIYAILGITEEERKNKQKLIIDYWIEADISKAMLSDDIEDCVNYRTINKEILEVVLNSSYKTIERLLGVLLDLIISFDGVLHAKLQVAKPGALRYAKNVSITAERSA from the coding sequence ATGTCCAGCATATATGTTGAAAAATTAGAGATTTACGCCATTCTCGGTATTACCGAAGAAGAACGTAAGAACAAGCAAAAACTCATTATTGATTATTGGATTGAAGCAGACATATCTAAAGCGATGTTATCTGATGACATCGAAGATTGCGTTAATTACCGCACCATCAATAAAGAAATTTTAGAGGTTGTGCTCAATTCCAGTTACAAAACTATTGAACGGTTATTGGGCGTGCTATTAGACTTAATTATCTCGTTTGATGGTGTACTCCACGCTAAATTGCAAGTGGCTAAACCTGGCGCTTTACGCTACGCAAAAAATGTTTCTATTACTGCGGAACGTTCAGCTTAA
- a CDS encoding VOC family protein, protein MKLGAFSVSLAVSNIEASKVFYQKVGFEVIGGDQTQHWLILKNGEHTIGLFQGMFEGNIMTFNPGWDKDGKTLESFTDIRELLKEFEAQDVEIIQQSISGESGPSSFSIKDPDGNAILIDQHV, encoded by the coding sequence ATGAAATTAGGTGCATTTTCGGTAAGTTTGGCGGTAAGTAACATTGAAGCATCAAAAGTGTTTTATCAAAAGGTCGGCTTCGAAGTCATTGGTGGTGATCAAACTCAACACTGGTTAATACTTAAAAACGGTGAGCATACTATAGGTTTATTTCAGGGCATGTTTGAAGGTAATATAATGACTTTCAATCCTGGTTGGGATAAAGACGGCAAAACGCTAGAATCCTTTACTGACATTAGAGAACTCTTAAAAGAATTTGAGGCTCAAGATGTTGAAATAATACAACAATCTATTAGTGGTGAAAGCGGTCCTTCAAGTTTTTCTATTAAAGACCCTGATGGTAATGCAATCCTAATAGATCAGCATGTGTAA
- a CDS encoding SDR family NAD(P)-dependent oxidoreductase: MNSAAWVLVTGGAKRIGAFLNQEFAKSGKNIVLHYNHSETAAIALKAQLEALNIKVVLWQANLDDPATIEQRFEILLAQVPHIELLINSASVFGQGSLLESSLAQIQSNLNIHLTSPWLLIQALVKQNKPCQIINISDANLSHLYTNKSAYFISKKAQETLTELAAIECAPNVRVNAIAPGFVLDAMDPTSTMESKQNSSQVATQIDSKDMNLLQRKVPLSDLYSAIEFLAKNNSITGQTLQIDGGSHLQCPAYMLKN, encoded by the coding sequence ATGAATAGCGCTGCTTGGGTGTTAGTCACTGGAGGAGCAAAGCGCATCGGCGCGTTCCTCAATCAAGAGTTTGCCAAAAGTGGTAAGAATATTGTGCTGCATTACAATCATTCTGAAACGGCTGCCATTGCATTAAAAGCGCAATTAGAAGCACTTAATATCAAAGTGGTCTTATGGCAGGCAAATTTAGATGATCCAGCGACAATTGAGCAACGATTTGAAATATTGCTGGCGCAAGTACCTCATATTGAATTACTGATAAACAGTGCTTCCGTCTTTGGTCAAGGCTCATTACTTGAATCGTCTTTAGCGCAAATACAAAGCAATCTAAATATTCATCTTACGAGTCCTTGGCTGTTAATTCAGGCACTAGTAAAACAAAACAAGCCGTGCCAAATTATAAATATTTCAGATGCCAATTTATCGCACCTATATACCAATAAGTCGGCGTATTTCATCTCAAAAAAAGCGCAGGAAACATTAACTGAATTGGCAGCAATAGAATGTGCACCCAATGTACGAGTTAATGCGATAGCGCCGGGCTTTGTTTTAGATGCGATGGATCCAACGAGTACCATGGAAAGTAAACAGAATTCTAGCCAAGTAGCTACTCAGATAGATAGCAAAGATATGAACCTTTTACAGCGTAAAGTACCGTTATCTGATTTATATTCAGCGATTGAATTTTTAGCAAAAAACAATTCCATCACGGGACAAACATTACAGATAGACGGAGGGAGTCACTTACAATGTCCAGCATATATGTTGAAAAATTAG
- a CDS encoding STAS/SEC14 domain-containing protein, which yields MEIHQISFAKVGILSHDLAEITVDNGADITLSMVNELHQLLLSLFSESFSLLINKTNSYSTQLDALIHFGTLPAIDKIAVFAPNKLAKMSADFSATIPSSNALNIEVFTERDDALVWLIDKKSSAAGHNYLW from the coding sequence ATGGAAATACACCAAATATCATTTGCCAAAGTCGGCATACTTAGTCATGATCTCGCAGAAATTACGGTTGATAATGGCGCAGATATTACCCTTAGCATGGTAAATGAACTTCATCAATTATTACTCTCACTGTTTAGTGAATCATTTTCATTACTTATTAATAAAACCAATTCCTATTCTACGCAACTTGATGCGCTAATCCATTTTGGTACTTTGCCCGCCATAGATAAAATAGCAGTATTTGCACCCAATAAATTAGCTAAGATGAGTGCTGATTTTTCAGCGACTATTCCAAGTTCTAACGCGTTAAATATTGAAGTGTTCACCGAACGTGATGATGCACTTGTTTGGTTGATAGACAAAAAAAGTTCTGCTGCCGGTCATAATTATCTATGGTAA
- the folK gene encoding 2-amino-4-hydroxy-6-hydroxymethyldihydropteridine diphosphokinase translates to MPFYIVAVGSNINAQVNIHQAFELIEKIDSQASMATLLSTEPVGFTEQADFTNTAFSFDCVLNATDLKAHLKIIENQLGRVRTSNKNGPRPIDLDIVKIDNDIVDDDYHQYDFVKKSVDELVSKRAMKNK, encoded by the coding sequence ATGCCATTTTACATTGTCGCTGTCGGCTCAAACATTAATGCACAAGTAAATATACACCAAGCGTTTGAGCTGATTGAAAAAATCGATTCCCAGGCAAGTATGGCAACATTGCTAAGTACTGAGCCTGTGGGATTTACCGAGCAGGCAGATTTTACTAATACCGCCTTTTCATTTGATTGTGTGCTTAATGCAACTGACTTAAAAGCTCACTTAAAGATTATAGAAAATCAATTGGGGCGAGTACGCACTAGCAATAAAAATGGTCCGCGACCTATTGATTTAGATATTGTTAAAATAGACAACGACATTGTTGATGACGATTACCATCAATACGATTTTGTTAAAAAATCAGTCGATGAACTGGTTTCTAAACGTGCTATGAAAAATAAGTAA
- a CDS encoding Y-family DNA polymerase yields MYALVDAVSFYASAEKVFDPSIRNKPVVVLTNNDGCICAVCPIARRLGIPKFIPYFQVKSLLEKHGVVVRSSNYELYADLSERMMNVIGRFCDNQYIYSIDESFLYFDHYESCINDWHEYGHKIRKAIWKETRLPVGVGFGETATLSKAANHAAKKLSGFNGVAVINSAVSRDKILKRMAVDEVWGIGRKISKRLGLEGINNAAQLAEQDPKHIRKQFSVVTERTVNELNGISCLSWDEVKSPKKEIFSTRSFGQRITTKNELRSALVTHAAIVGRKVRRQNSLIKKLMIFASNSPHDDLYYKQSMVFPFIIATENTCEMARAVNQVIDSIYKAGIKFYRCGVGAIELNSKTFIQPDLFMPDHTNSNVMKCLDNVNHRYGDSTLKLAAEGHHEKWQMRRAFLSPQYTSQWRDIPKIQC; encoded by the coding sequence ATGTATGCTTTAGTTGATGCAGTATCATTCTACGCAAGTGCTGAAAAAGTTTTTGACCCCAGCATACGTAATAAACCCGTTGTTGTTTTAACTAATAATGATGGTTGTATCTGCGCTGTCTGTCCGATTGCAAGACGCCTTGGTATTCCAAAATTTATACCGTACTTTCAAGTTAAATCATTGCTTGAAAAGCATGGCGTGGTTGTTCGTTCTTCAAATTATGAGTTGTATGCGGATTTGAGCGAACGAATGATGAATGTCATCGGCCGCTTTTGTGATAACCAGTATATATACAGCATTGATGAGTCATTTTTATATTTTGATCATTATGAAAGCTGCATAAATGATTGGCACGAATATGGACATAAAATAAGAAAAGCCATTTGGAAAGAAACGAGACTTCCCGTCGGTGTTGGTTTTGGTGAAACAGCAACACTGTCAAAAGCGGCAAACCATGCAGCCAAAAAACTCTCTGGTTTTAATGGTGTAGCCGTTATTAATAGCGCAGTAAGCAGAGACAAAATACTCAAGCGCATGGCGGTAGATGAGGTATGGGGCATCGGGCGAAAAATATCGAAACGATTAGGGCTTGAGGGTATTAACAACGCCGCGCAGTTAGCAGAGCAAGATCCTAAACATATACGAAAACAATTTAGCGTAGTAACTGAAAGAACCGTGAATGAATTAAACGGCATCAGTTGTTTGTCTTGGGATGAGGTGAAATCACCCAAAAAAGAGATTTTCTCAACACGAAGTTTTGGACAGCGCATTACCACAAAAAATGAATTACGCTCTGCGTTGGTAACACATGCAGCCATTGTAGGAAGGAAAGTGAGAAGACAAAATTCACTCATTAAAAAGTTAATGATATTTGCCTCTAACTCGCCGCATGATGACTTGTATTACAAGCAATCCATGGTTTTTCCATTTATCATAGCGACTGAAAATACCTGTGAAATGGCGCGCGCGGTAAACCAAGTTATTGATTCTATATACAAAGCAGGAATAAAATTTTACCGTTGTGGTGTAGGTGCAATCGAATTAAATAGTAAAACGTTTATACAACCAGACTTATTTATGCCCGATCACACTAATAGTAACGTAATGAAATGCTTAGATAATGTGAACCACAGATACGGAGATAGCACCTTAAAGCTGGCCGCTGAAGGGCATCATGAAAAATGGCAAATGCGACGAGCGTTTTTAAGCCCTCAATACACCAGTCAGTGGCGAGACATTCCTAAAATACAGTGCTAG
- a CDS encoding zinc-dependent peptidase, giving the protein MLIILLPLFIGMAIIGYLMAKPYWREHKRDKIRSLPFKKEWRKIIQQRMPYFKQMPTDLQLQLKQHIQVFISEKDFIGCNGIKITEEIKITIAAQACLLLLNRKTDYYPKLKTILIYPSAFLKEQNQRNADGVQFTKKVALAGESWDFGKIVLSWQDSLHGAELPNDGHNVVIHEFAHQLDQENGKANGAPILGKDQSYQCWSTIFSQQFKILQKQAAAGTPSIFDYYGATEPAEFFAVVSEVFFEKSKQLSIEHPALYRQLTNYYKVDPIHW; this is encoded by the coding sequence ATTTTGATTATTCTTTTACCCCTATTTATTGGTATGGCGATTATTGGCTATTTAATGGCAAAGCCGTATTGGCGGGAACATAAGCGCGATAAAATAAGAAGCCTACCTTTCAAAAAGGAATGGCGTAAAATAATCCAGCAACGCATGCCTTACTTCAAGCAAATGCCAACAGATTTACAGCTACAGCTTAAACAACATATTCAAGTATTTATTTCAGAGAAAGATTTTATCGGTTGCAACGGTATTAAAATAACGGAAGAAATAAAAATTACCATTGCTGCTCAAGCTTGTTTATTACTGCTGAATAGAAAAACGGATTATTACCCTAAATTAAAAACGATTTTAATCTACCCAAGCGCTTTTCTTAAAGAGCAAAACCAGCGTAATGCTGATGGTGTTCAATTTACCAAAAAAGTCGCTTTAGCAGGTGAATCATGGGACTTTGGCAAAATAGTCTTATCTTGGCAAGACAGTCTACACGGTGCAGAACTACCCAATGATGGCCACAATGTGGTAATCCATGAATTTGCTCATCAACTAGATCAAGAAAATGGTAAAGCCAATGGCGCGCCCATTTTGGGTAAAGATCAAAGTTATCAATGTTGGTCTACAATCTTTTCACAACAGTTTAAAATATTACAAAAGCAAGCCGCTGCGGGTACACCATCAATATTTGATTATTATGGTGCCACTGAGCCAGCAGAGTTTTTTGCCGTAGTGAGTGAAGTGTTTTTTGAGAAATCTAAGCAACTCTCTATAGAGCATCCTGCACTTTATCGTCAACTGACTAATTATTACAAAGTTGACCCCATTCATTGGTAA
- the folE gene encoding GTP cyclohydrolase I FolE: MEQNFKSIIEQIGEDSSREGLVDTPKRAAKAMKFLTQGYEQDLDTVINGALFSSDCNSMVVVNNIELYSLCEHHMLPFTGRCHIGYIPNGKVLGLSKLARIVDMFARRLQIQENLTQEIANAIMDVTGAKGVGVVMSASHLCMRMRGVEKQNSEMKTSCMLGSFMKCKDTRAEFLQLIRD, translated from the coding sequence GTGGAACAAAATTTTAAATCGATTATTGAACAAATAGGGGAAGATTCGAGCCGTGAAGGTTTGGTAGATACGCCAAAACGAGCAGCTAAAGCAATGAAATTTCTCACTCAGGGTTATGAGCAAGATTTAGACACTGTTATTAACGGAGCTTTATTCAGCTCAGATTGTAATTCAATGGTAGTGGTAAACAACATTGAACTCTATTCATTGTGCGAACACCACATGTTACCTTTTACTGGTCGTTGCCACATTGGTTATATCCCAAACGGCAAAGTATTAGGTTTATCTAAACTCGCTCGTATCGTTGATATGTTCGCACGTCGTTTGCAAATTCAAGAGAATTTAACGCAAGAAATTGCCAATGCCATTATGGATGTTACCGGTGCAAAAGGGGTTGGTGTGGTTATGTCTGCATCGCATTTATGTATGCGTATGCGTGGTGTTGAAAAACAAAACTCTGAAATGAAAACCTCATGTATGCTCGGTTCGTTCATGAAATGTAAAGATACCCGTGCTGAATTTTTGCAGTTGATTAGAGATTGA